One genomic window of Monodelphis domestica isolate mMonDom1 chromosome 1, mMonDom1.pri, whole genome shotgun sequence includes the following:
- the SALL1 gene encoding sal-like protein 1 isoform X1 produces the protein MSRRKQAKPQHFQSDPVLASLPQRDGDMEKGQTNRTTKNKDAHVCGRCCAEFFELSDLLQHKKSCTKNQLVLIVNENPPSPPETFSPSPPSDNPDEQMNDTVNNTDQVDCSDLSEHSKLDREESMEMQASGTNKSSSGPSSINSSILPSSHSSSMGTSAITTSLPQLGDLTTLGNFSVINSNVIIENLQSTKVAVAQFSQEARCNGASSGKLAIPALMEQLLALQQQQIHQLQLIEQIRHQILLLASQNADMPTSSSPSQGTLRTSANPLSTLSSHLSQQLAAAAGLAQSLASQSASISGVKQLPPIQLPQSSPGNTIIPSSSGSSPNLNILAAAVTTPSSEKVVSSAGGSQVSNPPVSASSPAFAISSLLSPASNPLLPQPAPGNSVFPGPLPNIGTTAEDLNSLSALAQQRKSKPPNVTAFEAKSTSDEAFFKHKCKFCAKVFGSDSALQIHLRSHTGERPFKCNICGNRFSTKGNLKVHFQRHKEKYPHIQMNPYPVPEHLDNIPTSTGIPYGMSIPPEKPVTSWLDTKPVLPTLTTSVGLPLPPTIPSLTPFIKTEEPAPIPISHSAASPPCSVKSDSGVVEIAPRNSSGLPEEAEGSTLPPSNSKTEEGTPVPNSLTNMNNSVGSPAADSSSGSVATFTNPLIPLMSEQFKAKFPFGGLLDSAQASETSKLQQLVENIDKKATDPNECIICHRVLSCQSALKMHYRTHTGERPFKCKICGRAFTTKGNLKTHYSVHRAMPPLRVQHSCPICQKKFTNAVVLQQHIRMHMGGQIPNTPITENYPESMESDTGSFDEKNFDDLDNFSDENMEDCPDSSVPDTPKSADASQDSLSSSPLPLEMSSIAALENQMKMINAGLAEQLQASLKSVENGSVEGDVMTNDSSSVGGDMESQSAGSPAISESTSSMQALSPSNSTHDYHKSPSIEEKQQRALPSEFANGLSPTPVNGGALDLTSGHADKIIKEDSLGILFPFRDRGKFKNTACDICGKTFACQSALDIHYRSHTKERPFICTVCNRGFSTKGNLKQHMLTHQMRDLPSQLFEPSSNLGPNQNSAVIPTNSLSSLIKTEVNGFVHGSSQDSKDTSSSLVPSGPLTSSATSPVLLPALPRRTPKQHYCNTCGKTFSSSSALQIHERTHTGEKPFACTICGRAFTTKGNLKVHMGTHMWNSTPARRGRRLSVDGPMTFLGGNPVKFPEMFQKDLAARSGNGDPSSFWNQYAAALSNGLAMKTNEISVIQNGGIPPIPGSLGNGSSSPISGLTGSLEKLQNSEPNAPLAGLEKMAGSENGNNFRFTRFVEDNKEIATS, from the exons gAGACATGGAGAAGGGTCAAACAAATCGAACCACTAAGAACAAGGATGCCCATGTCTGTGGCAGGTGCTGTGCTGAGTTCTTTGAATTATCAGATCTCCTGCAACACAAGAAGAGCTGCACTAAAAATCaattagttttaattgtgaaTGAAAATCCACCTTCTCCTCCCGAAACCTTTTCCCCCAGCCCACCCTCCGATAATCctgatgaacaaatgaatgacacGGTTAATAACACTGATCAAGTAGACTGCAGTGACCTTTCAGAACACAGCAAACTTGACAGGGAAGAGTCCATGGAAATGCAGGCCTCTGGCACGAACAAAAGCAGCAGTGGTCCCAGCAGCATTAACAGTAGTATTCTCCCAAGCAGCCACAGCTCTTCCATGGGTACCTCAGCTATCACAACCTCTCTACCTCAGCTAGGGGATCTGACGACACTGGGCAACTTTTCTGTGATCAACAGTAACGTCATCATAGAAAATCTCCAGAGCACGAAGGTGGCAGTGGCCCAGTTCTCCCAGGAAGCAAGGTGCAACGGGGCGTCCAGTGGTAAGCTGGCCATCCCAGCCCTCATGGAGCAGCTCTTGGCTTTGCAACAGCAGCAGATCCACCAGTTACAACTGATAGAGCAAATCCGTCACCAAATACTGCTGTTGGCTTCCCAAAATGCAGATATGCCAACATCTTCTAGTCCTTCTCAAGGTACTTTACGAACATCTGCCAACCCCTTGTCCACGCTAAGCTCCCATTTATCCCAGCAGCTGGCAGCAGCAGCTGGATTAGCACAGAGCCTTGCTAGTCAATCTGCCAGCATCAGTGGTGTGAAACAGCTACCCCCCATACAGCTACCTCAGAGCAGTCCTGGCAACACGATCATCCCATCCAGCAGTGGCTCTTCTCCAAATCTTAACATATTGGCAGCAGCAGTTACAACTCCGTCCTCAGAAAAAGTGGTTTCGAGCGCTGGTGGCTCCCAAGTTAGCAACCCACCAGTATCAGCATCCTCACCAGCTTTTGCAATAAGCAGTTTATTAAGTCCTGCATCTAATCCACTTCTACCTCAGCCTGCCCCTGGTAACTCTGTTTTCCCCGGACCCTTGCCCAATATTGGAACAACCGCAGAGGATTTAAACTCTCTGTCAGCCTTGGCCCAGCAAAGAAAAAGCAAGCCACCAAACGTAACTGCCTTTGAGGCGAAAAGTACTTCTGATGAGGCATTCTTCAAACACAAGTGTAAATTCTGTGCTAAAGTCTTTGGTAGTGACAGTGCCTTGCAGATCCACTTGCGTTCTCATACTGGTGAAAGGCCATTCAAATGCAACATCTGTGGGAATCGATTTTCCACAAAGGGAAATTTGAAAGTCCACTTTCAGCGCCACAAAGAGAAATACCCCCATATCCAGATGAACCCCTACCCTGTGCCTGAGCACTTGGACAATATCCCTACAAGTACAGGTATCCCATATGGGATGTCCATCCCACCTGAGAAACCTGTCACCAGCTGGCTGGACACCAAGCCAGTCCTGCCCACATTGACCACTTCAGTTGGCTTGCCACTTCCCCCCACGATCCCCAGCCTGACCCCCTTCATCAAGACTGAAGAACCAGCCCCAATACCCATCAGTCATTCTGCTGCCAGCCCACCATGTTCTGTTAAAAGTGATTCAGGAGTGGTTGAAATAGCCCCAAGGAACTCCAGTGGTCTACCTGAGGAAGCAGAGGGGTCCACTTTGCCACCATCTAACAGTAAAACGGAGGAGGGCACCCCTGTACCCAACTCACTCACAAACATGAACAATTCTGTGGGCTCCCCAGCTGCAGACTCAAGCTCCGGCAGTGTGGCCACTTTTACCAACCCTCTGATTCCTCTTATGTCAGAGCAGTTCAAGGCAAAGTTCCCTTTCGGAGGATTATTGGACTCAGCACAAGCTTCAGAGACATCAAAACTACAGCAGCTGGTAGAAAATATCGACAAAAAGGCAACGGACCCCAACGAGTGTATCATTTGCCATCGAGTTCTAAGTTGCCAGAGTGCATTGAAGATGCATTATCGGACACATACTGGGGAGAGACCATTTAAATGTAAAATCTGTGGTCGGGCCTTCACCACAAAAGGGAATCTTAAAACTCACTATAGTGTCCACCGTGCCATGCCCCCGCTTAGAGTCCAACATTCCTGCCCCATCTGCCAGAAGAAATTCACTAATGCTGTGGTACTTCAGCAGCACATCAGAATGCATATGGGGGGCCAGATTCCTAATACCCCAATCACTGAAAACTACCCTGAGTCTATGGAATCAGACACAGGTTCTTTCGATGAGAAGAACTTTGATGACCTAGACAACTTCTCAGATGAAAACATGGAAGACTGCCCCGATAGCAGCGTGCCTGATACACCCAAGTCAGCCGATGCATCCCAAGATAGCTTgtcttcatctcctttgcctctagAAATGTCAAGTATTGCTGCTTTGGAAAATCAGATGAAGATGATCAATGCTGGATTGGCTGAGCAGCTTCAGGCCAGCCTCAAGTCAGTTGAGAATGGGTCTGTAGAGGGGGATGTGATGACAAATGACTCTTCCTCAGTTGGGGGTGATATGGAGAGCCAAAGTGCTGGAAGCCCTGCTATTTCAGAGTCTACCTCTTCCATGCAGGCCCTATCCCCATCCAACAGCACCCATGATTACCACAAATCACCAAGTATTGAGGAGAAGCAGCAAAGAGCATTGCCGAGCGAATTTGCCAATGGTTTATCTCCCACTCCTGTGAATGGTGGGGCTTTAGATTTGACATCTGGTCATGCagataaaattattaaagaagATTCATTGGGCATACTCTTCCCTTTCAGAGACCGGGGTAAATTTAAAAACACCGCATGCGACATTTGTGGCAAAACATTTGCTTGTCAGAGTGCCTTGGACATTCATTACAGAAGTCATACCAAAGAGAGACCATTTATTTGCACAGTTTGCAATCGTGGGTTTTCCACAAAGGGTAATTTGAAGCAGCATATGTTGACACATCAGATGCGAGATCTACCATCACAACTCTTCGAGCCCAGTTCCAACCTTGGCCCCAATCAGAACTCTGCAGTTATCCCTACCAACTCATTGTCATCACTCATAAAAACAGAGGTAAATGGCTTTGTGCATGGTTCTTCTCAGGACAGTAAGGACACTTCCTCAAGCCTGGTCCCATCAGGGCCTCTAACTTCATCTGCCACATCTCCAGTTCTGCTCCCAGCCCTCCCTAGGAGAACTCCCAAACAGCATTATTGCAACACATGTGGAAAGACCTTCTCTTCCTCCAGTGCTCTGCAGATCCATGAAAGAAcacacactggagagaagccctttGCCTGCACTATTTGTGGGAGAGCTTTCACGACAAAAGGCAATCTAAAG GTACACATGGGCACTCACATGTGGAACAGTACCCCAGCCAGAAGAGGCAGGCGACTTTCTGTGGATGGTCCCATGACATTTCTGGGAGGCAATCCTGTAAAATTCCCAGAAATGTTCCAGAAAGATTTGGCAGCAAGGTCAGGAAATGGAGATCCTTCCAGTTTCTGGAATCAGTATGCAGCTGCACTCTCCAATGGTTTGGCCATGAAGACCAACGAGATCTCAGTCATTCAGAATGGTGGCATCCCTCCAATTCCTGGAAGCCTTGGCAATGGCAGTAGCTCACCTATTAGTGGGTTGACGGGAAGTTTGGAGAAGCTCCAGAACTCTGAACCTAATGCTCCTCTAGCTGGTCTGGAGAAAATGGCAGGCAGTGAAAATGGAAATAACTTCCGTTTTACCAGATTCGTGGAGGACAACAAAGAGATCGCAACAAGTTAA
- the SALL1 gene encoding sal-like protein 1 isoform X2 — protein MEKGQTNRTTKNKDAHVCGRCCAEFFELSDLLQHKKSCTKNQLVLIVNENPPSPPETFSPSPPSDNPDEQMNDTVNNTDQVDCSDLSEHSKLDREESMEMQASGTNKSSSGPSSINSSILPSSHSSSMGTSAITTSLPQLGDLTTLGNFSVINSNVIIENLQSTKVAVAQFSQEARCNGASSGKLAIPALMEQLLALQQQQIHQLQLIEQIRHQILLLASQNADMPTSSSPSQGTLRTSANPLSTLSSHLSQQLAAAAGLAQSLASQSASISGVKQLPPIQLPQSSPGNTIIPSSSGSSPNLNILAAAVTTPSSEKVVSSAGGSQVSNPPVSASSPAFAISSLLSPASNPLLPQPAPGNSVFPGPLPNIGTTAEDLNSLSALAQQRKSKPPNVTAFEAKSTSDEAFFKHKCKFCAKVFGSDSALQIHLRSHTGERPFKCNICGNRFSTKGNLKVHFQRHKEKYPHIQMNPYPVPEHLDNIPTSTGIPYGMSIPPEKPVTSWLDTKPVLPTLTTSVGLPLPPTIPSLTPFIKTEEPAPIPISHSAASPPCSVKSDSGVVEIAPRNSSGLPEEAEGSTLPPSNSKTEEGTPVPNSLTNMNNSVGSPAADSSSGSVATFTNPLIPLMSEQFKAKFPFGGLLDSAQASETSKLQQLVENIDKKATDPNECIICHRVLSCQSALKMHYRTHTGERPFKCKICGRAFTTKGNLKTHYSVHRAMPPLRVQHSCPICQKKFTNAVVLQQHIRMHMGGQIPNTPITENYPESMESDTGSFDEKNFDDLDNFSDENMEDCPDSSVPDTPKSADASQDSLSSSPLPLEMSSIAALENQMKMINAGLAEQLQASLKSVENGSVEGDVMTNDSSSVGGDMESQSAGSPAISESTSSMQALSPSNSTHDYHKSPSIEEKQQRALPSEFANGLSPTPVNGGALDLTSGHADKIIKEDSLGILFPFRDRGKFKNTACDICGKTFACQSALDIHYRSHTKERPFICTVCNRGFSTKGNLKQHMLTHQMRDLPSQLFEPSSNLGPNQNSAVIPTNSLSSLIKTEVNGFVHGSSQDSKDTSSSLVPSGPLTSSATSPVLLPALPRRTPKQHYCNTCGKTFSSSSALQIHERTHTGEKPFACTICGRAFTTKGNLKVHMGTHMWNSTPARRGRRLSVDGPMTFLGGNPVKFPEMFQKDLAARSGNGDPSSFWNQYAAALSNGLAMKTNEISVIQNGGIPPIPGSLGNGSSSPISGLTGSLEKLQNSEPNAPLAGLEKMAGSENGNNFRFTRFVEDNKEIATS, from the exons ATGGAGAAGGGTCAAACAAATCGAACCACTAAGAACAAGGATGCCCATGTCTGTGGCAGGTGCTGTGCTGAGTTCTTTGAATTATCAGATCTCCTGCAACACAAGAAGAGCTGCACTAAAAATCaattagttttaattgtgaaTGAAAATCCACCTTCTCCTCCCGAAACCTTTTCCCCCAGCCCACCCTCCGATAATCctgatgaacaaatgaatgacacGGTTAATAACACTGATCAAGTAGACTGCAGTGACCTTTCAGAACACAGCAAACTTGACAGGGAAGAGTCCATGGAAATGCAGGCCTCTGGCACGAACAAAAGCAGCAGTGGTCCCAGCAGCATTAACAGTAGTATTCTCCCAAGCAGCCACAGCTCTTCCATGGGTACCTCAGCTATCACAACCTCTCTACCTCAGCTAGGGGATCTGACGACACTGGGCAACTTTTCTGTGATCAACAGTAACGTCATCATAGAAAATCTCCAGAGCACGAAGGTGGCAGTGGCCCAGTTCTCCCAGGAAGCAAGGTGCAACGGGGCGTCCAGTGGTAAGCTGGCCATCCCAGCCCTCATGGAGCAGCTCTTGGCTTTGCAACAGCAGCAGATCCACCAGTTACAACTGATAGAGCAAATCCGTCACCAAATACTGCTGTTGGCTTCCCAAAATGCAGATATGCCAACATCTTCTAGTCCTTCTCAAGGTACTTTACGAACATCTGCCAACCCCTTGTCCACGCTAAGCTCCCATTTATCCCAGCAGCTGGCAGCAGCAGCTGGATTAGCACAGAGCCTTGCTAGTCAATCTGCCAGCATCAGTGGTGTGAAACAGCTACCCCCCATACAGCTACCTCAGAGCAGTCCTGGCAACACGATCATCCCATCCAGCAGTGGCTCTTCTCCAAATCTTAACATATTGGCAGCAGCAGTTACAACTCCGTCCTCAGAAAAAGTGGTTTCGAGCGCTGGTGGCTCCCAAGTTAGCAACCCACCAGTATCAGCATCCTCACCAGCTTTTGCAATAAGCAGTTTATTAAGTCCTGCATCTAATCCACTTCTACCTCAGCCTGCCCCTGGTAACTCTGTTTTCCCCGGACCCTTGCCCAATATTGGAACAACCGCAGAGGATTTAAACTCTCTGTCAGCCTTGGCCCAGCAAAGAAAAAGCAAGCCACCAAACGTAACTGCCTTTGAGGCGAAAAGTACTTCTGATGAGGCATTCTTCAAACACAAGTGTAAATTCTGTGCTAAAGTCTTTGGTAGTGACAGTGCCTTGCAGATCCACTTGCGTTCTCATACTGGTGAAAGGCCATTCAAATGCAACATCTGTGGGAATCGATTTTCCACAAAGGGAAATTTGAAAGTCCACTTTCAGCGCCACAAAGAGAAATACCCCCATATCCAGATGAACCCCTACCCTGTGCCTGAGCACTTGGACAATATCCCTACAAGTACAGGTATCCCATATGGGATGTCCATCCCACCTGAGAAACCTGTCACCAGCTGGCTGGACACCAAGCCAGTCCTGCCCACATTGACCACTTCAGTTGGCTTGCCACTTCCCCCCACGATCCCCAGCCTGACCCCCTTCATCAAGACTGAAGAACCAGCCCCAATACCCATCAGTCATTCTGCTGCCAGCCCACCATGTTCTGTTAAAAGTGATTCAGGAGTGGTTGAAATAGCCCCAAGGAACTCCAGTGGTCTACCTGAGGAAGCAGAGGGGTCCACTTTGCCACCATCTAACAGTAAAACGGAGGAGGGCACCCCTGTACCCAACTCACTCACAAACATGAACAATTCTGTGGGCTCCCCAGCTGCAGACTCAAGCTCCGGCAGTGTGGCCACTTTTACCAACCCTCTGATTCCTCTTATGTCAGAGCAGTTCAAGGCAAAGTTCCCTTTCGGAGGATTATTGGACTCAGCACAAGCTTCAGAGACATCAAAACTACAGCAGCTGGTAGAAAATATCGACAAAAAGGCAACGGACCCCAACGAGTGTATCATTTGCCATCGAGTTCTAAGTTGCCAGAGTGCATTGAAGATGCATTATCGGACACATACTGGGGAGAGACCATTTAAATGTAAAATCTGTGGTCGGGCCTTCACCACAAAAGGGAATCTTAAAACTCACTATAGTGTCCACCGTGCCATGCCCCCGCTTAGAGTCCAACATTCCTGCCCCATCTGCCAGAAGAAATTCACTAATGCTGTGGTACTTCAGCAGCACATCAGAATGCATATGGGGGGCCAGATTCCTAATACCCCAATCACTGAAAACTACCCTGAGTCTATGGAATCAGACACAGGTTCTTTCGATGAGAAGAACTTTGATGACCTAGACAACTTCTCAGATGAAAACATGGAAGACTGCCCCGATAGCAGCGTGCCTGATACACCCAAGTCAGCCGATGCATCCCAAGATAGCTTgtcttcatctcctttgcctctagAAATGTCAAGTATTGCTGCTTTGGAAAATCAGATGAAGATGATCAATGCTGGATTGGCTGAGCAGCTTCAGGCCAGCCTCAAGTCAGTTGAGAATGGGTCTGTAGAGGGGGATGTGATGACAAATGACTCTTCCTCAGTTGGGGGTGATATGGAGAGCCAAAGTGCTGGAAGCCCTGCTATTTCAGAGTCTACCTCTTCCATGCAGGCCCTATCCCCATCCAACAGCACCCATGATTACCACAAATCACCAAGTATTGAGGAGAAGCAGCAAAGAGCATTGCCGAGCGAATTTGCCAATGGTTTATCTCCCACTCCTGTGAATGGTGGGGCTTTAGATTTGACATCTGGTCATGCagataaaattattaaagaagATTCATTGGGCATACTCTTCCCTTTCAGAGACCGGGGTAAATTTAAAAACACCGCATGCGACATTTGTGGCAAAACATTTGCTTGTCAGAGTGCCTTGGACATTCATTACAGAAGTCATACCAAAGAGAGACCATTTATTTGCACAGTTTGCAATCGTGGGTTTTCCACAAAGGGTAATTTGAAGCAGCATATGTTGACACATCAGATGCGAGATCTACCATCACAACTCTTCGAGCCCAGTTCCAACCTTGGCCCCAATCAGAACTCTGCAGTTATCCCTACCAACTCATTGTCATCACTCATAAAAACAGAGGTAAATGGCTTTGTGCATGGTTCTTCTCAGGACAGTAAGGACACTTCCTCAAGCCTGGTCCCATCAGGGCCTCTAACTTCATCTGCCACATCTCCAGTTCTGCTCCCAGCCCTCCCTAGGAGAACTCCCAAACAGCATTATTGCAACACATGTGGAAAGACCTTCTCTTCCTCCAGTGCTCTGCAGATCCATGAAAGAAcacacactggagagaagccctttGCCTGCACTATTTGTGGGAGAGCTTTCACGACAAAAGGCAATCTAAAG GTACACATGGGCACTCACATGTGGAACAGTACCCCAGCCAGAAGAGGCAGGCGACTTTCTGTGGATGGTCCCATGACATTTCTGGGAGGCAATCCTGTAAAATTCCCAGAAATGTTCCAGAAAGATTTGGCAGCAAGGTCAGGAAATGGAGATCCTTCCAGTTTCTGGAATCAGTATGCAGCTGCACTCTCCAATGGTTTGGCCATGAAGACCAACGAGATCTCAGTCATTCAGAATGGTGGCATCCCTCCAATTCCTGGAAGCCTTGGCAATGGCAGTAGCTCACCTATTAGTGGGTTGACGGGAAGTTTGGAGAAGCTCCAGAACTCTGAACCTAATGCTCCTCTAGCTGGTCTGGAGAAAATGGCAGGCAGTGAAAATGGAAATAACTTCCGTTTTACCAGATTCGTGGAGGACAACAAAGAGATCGCAACAAGTTAA